A segment of the Leptospiraceae bacterium genome:
CGGGTGCAATGTAAGCAGTACCTGAAACTACATTTTCACCATTTTCCGCTTCTTTTACTTTTATTTTGCTAAACTCGTCCAATCTTTCAGCAAATGCCTTTGTAAATCCTGCCGGCATATGCTGGACAACAAAAATTGGATGCTGAAAATCGGCGGGAATTTGTTTAAATATACTATGTAATGCATTTGGTCCTCCCGTAGAAGTTCCAATACCAACCGCCCTAATAGGAACTTTCCTATTTTCGGGAAAATTTCCAACTTTTATTTTTACTCGGGGACTTTTTCGCTTAACTTCATGATCAAAATAACCAAGTATTCTCGATTTTAATATTGTTCCAATTTCCTGCAAATCCATTTGCATAGAACTGGAGGGTTTTGGAACAAAGTCTATTGCACCCAATTCAAGTGCTTGGAACGTTGCCTTTGCTCCATGTTGAGTTAATACAGAAAGCATTATAACTGCAACTCTTATATTTTTTTTACTTAAATTCTCTAATGCCGTTAAGCCATCCATCACCGGCATTTCAATATCAAGAGTTATAACATCTGGTAAATACTTTTCTGCTAGCTGTACACACTCTAAGCCAGTTTTCCCAGTTGCAATTACTTCAATTGTACCATCCGATTGCAACAAATCAGTTAATATACTTCGAACTAAAGCAGAATCATCTATAACAATTGCTCTAATCTTTCTGCTAAATTCTATATTACTCAACTGTTATCCCTTTACGACTTAAGCTAGCCTAGAAATTAACTTTACAAGTTCATCAAAATCAGGCAAAAATAATAAATTTCCAATTAAATTATCGCCTTCATAAATAAACTCTGTATTCATGCTAAGAAATTTTGTTTTTTCAGGTTTAACAATATCTAAAACTTCTTTAAAATTCCCTGAAACTAATTCAGGAACTGATGGCATAATTTGAGCTTTCGCTTTATTCGATAATGAATTCATTACACTAGAACAAACAATATTAGAAATCTCCATCAATACAGATAAGGAATCATCGGAAAGTTTTTTTGCTAAATCAGAAGACTCATTTTCTTTTAATAATTTACTAGCTAATTCTTTCCCTTTTTCTTCCGAGAAAATCATAAGTAAATTACCATTTAGATCTCCATTCATACGAACTTTCATTCCAAAAAAATGCTCATTTGCATCACGGATAACATTGACTAACTCATCTTTATCCGTAAGCATAATCTCAGGCATAAATAATTCTACATTTGATCCGACTAACTGAGACAGAACTAGTCCTGCATTCATCATTCCAGTATTTACTACAGATTCAAGTTTTCGAATCTCTTCTTTACTTAGCATTTCGTTGATTGGTCTATCTGAAATTAATGATTCTACTCTCTTTTTTGTTTGATCCGAAAATCCTTTCAGTAATTCTCTTGCCTTAATATGATCGTCTTCAGAAGAATCTGCTAAATTTTCAATATTCACACTATTTGAAACTGAGGGTGTTACAATACTAGGTTCTACTTTTTCTTGTCCAACTTTCTCTACGACCAAATACGGATTTTCTTTTTTAGGTTCTTCTACTTTATTTGATTGGGTTTGTTTTATTTCTTCCATAACGGGTTCTGGTTCCGGAGTTTTTATTACAGGCTCTTGCTCAGACTGAGTTTTTTTTCGCTCTGATTTATCTTTTTTCTTTTTGGATTTATCTACCAATTGTAAACCTAACAAACTACTATTAAAAATATTTGTAGAATTTTGAGTTTTAAATACTACATTTGAAGTATTTACATCTATCGATCTACTAGTATTCAAACGCATCATTTCTTTTCCGGATAAATGGGATGTACTCAAAATAGTAGATGTCGTAATATCAATTAGTCCACCAATGTCCAAAACTAAAATGATTGTTCCGTCTCCCATGATGGAAGCGCCCGTAAGACCTTTAATATTTTTATAATTTTTTTCTAGTGTTTTAATAACTGTTTCATGTTTTCCGATTAACTCATCAACTATAAAACCTAATTTTCTAGAATTATAGTTTACTATAACAACCGGTGCTTCTTCTAAATCCAGTTTATCCGCCAACCCAATGATTTTATTTAGGCGATAAATCGGTAACACTTCCCCACGTAAGTTAATTATTTCATGACCTTCGAGTGTATTGATTTGATCCTTTTTAATTCGAATCGTTTCAAATACTTCTGATAAAGGAAAAGCATATATTTCCTCTTCCATTGAAACTAGAATAGAGGGGATAATGGCTAACGCTTGCGGAAAACAAAGAGTAAACGAAGTGCCAAATCCTTCGGTCGTATTAATTAGTATTTTACCTTTAAAATCTTGAATGAGTTTATTCACTACATTCATTCCGACTCCGCGACCGGAAATATCTGTTACTTCAGCAGCTGTAGAAAATCCAGCAGCAAATATAAACTGATACACTTCGTTATCTGCCAAATTTTGCGCATCAGATGCTGAAATTAAATTATTCTCGATTGCTTTTTTGAGAATACGGCTTTTATTGAGTCCCTTTCCATCGTCTTTAATTTCTACCATGATGTTATTTCCACCTTGGTAGGCATTTAGTTCTACGGTTCCAAACTCTGATTTACCCGCTTTTACTCTTTCTGCCGGAGACTCTATACCATGATCAATTGAATTTCGAATTAAATGAAGCATTGGTTCGCCAATCATATCAACGACTTTTTTGTCTAGCTCAGTATTTTCGCCCATGAGATTTAGGTGAACTTTTTTTCCTGTCTCCATCGATAAATCCCGAACCAGTCTAGAAAAACGGTTAAAAACAGAACCAATTGGAACCATACGAGTATTCATGATTCCGGATTGGAGATCTTTCGAAATTCGATTAATTTGATCGATTTTACTTTTTAGTTCAGAGAAAATAGTATCATCCCCAAAATTACGAACCAAATCATCGTAAATCTTTTGAAACCCAGAATTCGTAATCACAAGCTCACCAACGTTATTCATAAGTTGATCTAACTTTTCTGAGGAGACTTTAATACTTTTAGTTAATGCTTTTTCAGAATCTTTGTCTTGCACTACTGCTCTTTCTTTTTTTGCTTCCTGAGTAATTTTATTATCCAGCTTTTCGGAAACAGGGAGAGAGCTTTGTACATTTCTGAGAGAAATATCGATATAATCTACCATGTCAACCATGATGAGATTATAAATTTCTTCACTCGAAATCTGAGTAATCAAAATAAAATTAATATAACTTTGGTCGATACCCCTCTCCAATGCTTCTACATCAGGAAGAGATTTATAAATAACTGCATTTAACTTTAAATTCTGAAGAATCAAAGTAAATCTAAGACCTTTCATCGGAGTATCTTGTTTTAACGCTACTCTTACGTCATAGGCTTTTGCATTTCTCAGCTTTAGTTCTTCTTCTAACTCTCGAACTTCATCTTCATCTAAAGTAAGTGGAGTATGTGGATCGGTTTGAGAAGAACTTTCCTCAATAGATTCAGACTCAGAAGAAACTTTTTCTTTTTCAATTGGAGTTGGCTGCGAAACGGGTGCGGTCGGAGCAGAAGACTTCCCTTCTTGCGATTTTTCATAGGACTCAAGTCTCGAGATCATGTCTGAATAAGAATTATCTCTTTTTTCACCACGCCCTACTGCATCTATAACTTCTTTGATTAAATCAAAACATTCAAATAAGAGATTTACTAAATTGACATTTATAGAAAGTTTTCCTTCTCTAATTTTTTGGAGAAGATTTTCCATTTTGTGTGCTAGGTCTGAAAGATTGTAAAGACCCACAAATGCAGCAGAACTTTTTAAAGAATGTGCTGCACGAAATATATCATTTATGATTTCTGGATTATTGTGATCGGATTCGAGTCGTAGCAAGTTTGCATTTAACTCTTCAATTTGGTCTTCCGATTCTTCGAGAAAAATTTCTGTGTATTCACCTAAAATGCCGGACAATTTTTCTTCTCCTGATTATTCAAAATTGATTAGTTTTTTTAGTTCTACAATCAAAACTATAGTCTCGCCACTTCTACCTACGTAGTCTATCATATTATTAAAAGAGGAAGACATATGATTATTGATATCACTAATAGAACTTTTGACAATTTTTATAACTTGTTTTACTTCTTCCACAACTAGACCGAAACGTTTTGAGTTATGCTCTAAAACAACGATTCGAGTGTTTTTATTGATATCAACAAAACCTTGTTCAAACTTTTTCTTTAAGTCCACGATTGGAATTATTTCGCCACGCAAATTTACTACACCCAAAATATATTCTTCCACATTCGGAATACGGGTAATAAACACTGGCCGTAATATCTCGTGTACGTGAACGAGTTCAATACCAAAAATTTCATTGGAAACAGAAAAAGACAAAAACTGAATGACTTCCTCTGACTGAATTATTTCTGTTTGTTCCATTAAAAATGCAAATCCTTACTAGCCTTGGCTTGGTTCAATTATCGGTAACTATTTCTAGATTGTCTAGAAAAATAAAATGTCCAAATCTGTAACAAGCTCGCCCACTCGAATATCATAACTAGTGGATGGAAAATCAATCGAAAAAAGTTCAGAAAACCCAATTCCAATCATTTTTTTAGATTCGACTCCAACTAAAGCTCGATCGTAGTAACCTGCCCCACGTCCTAATCTAAATCCATTTTTATTAAATCCGAGAGAAGGAATGATTAGTAAATCTGCATCAACGGGATTAATTTTATTCTCCCCATTTGGTTCTAAGAGGCCATACGCACCTTTGATCCAACTCTTTGGCAGTATAAATTCTATTATTTTTTCTTCTTTAGAAACTACTCGCGGGTAATAAAATTCGATATTTTTTAATTCGGGATGATTCCAAACTGAATCCAAATCAATTTCCCATTTATCAGCCTTATATCCAATCACTTTGCGATATTTGGATATTCTTGCTAAAAGCTTTTGCCGAACAGTATCCTCTTTCTCTTTACGGTTTATGATTTCTAGAATCCGTTTTTTTTGAATTTCTCTTGCTTCTTCTTTTTTCATAGAAAAGATTTTTATAATTAAATCAATTATCCTTGACTTAGACCAAATTTCAAAAATACTTCCCTAGGTCATTATTTGTTTTTGCGATCTTATGCAATTTAACGTATGAAATACCTAAGTCACTCTTAACGTATTCATAAAAAATTGTATACAAGATAACAATAACCGTAAACTGAATTTATATTTATTTGGGAAATAGAAAATGATAAATAAAAGTAGAAGAATATGAATACTAGCGCATTTGTAACCTCCATACGAGTTAAATTAGAAGAAAACCAATATAAAACGTATTTTTTTTTATTTGCGTTTTGTTTACTAACTACTTCCTTCACCATTGAAAAATTTTTTGGAAATCTAGTTTCTGAACAATTAGAATTGGAAAGAAAAAAAGATTATAAAAAAGGTGTTGAAGCCTCTCTCCAAGAAAGATGGAATTTGCATCTAACTCAAATCAAAAGTTATGCCTTTTGGCCAGATGTATGGGATTTAGTAAAAACAAATAAATCGGATAAAGCTTACTTAAGTTTTCAATTAGATCCAAGTTTAGAAAAACAATTTGATTTTTTTGGAATTTATTTAACTCCTGAAAAGGCATTCATTACTAAGTGGAGTGACGGTTCAGGGCAAAAACAGTCGCCAGACAATAAAACTATATCCCATTTCTATAATTTGCAAAATGGAAAAGAAGGAAATATAAATCAGCTCATTTATTTTAATCAGCACTACTACTTAGTTTCCGTGACTAGTTTAGCGGATAATCGTGGCAAACCAATGATAGATGGAATAATGATTTTTGGATATGAATTGGACAACTTTGTAAAAACAACTAATTCCCTCTTTCCGATAAACATTGAAATTGTGGAAGAAAATGATTTTCCAATTAATAGTTATGACTCTATAAGCTTAGAAAAACTCTGTTTACCGGGAAGCAAAAAAATCTCCCTCTTTTATTCTCCGGAATCTTATAGAATGAATTCAATTCGCCCATATATTATTGCTATGTTAGCAATTTTTTCTTTTATTGCTCTTGGTTTATTTTCTTGGATTTTACATCATTTTGCAAATAAAATTGAACCATACTAATTTCCTGCTAACGCAACCAAATTGTTGAAATTGATTATTTTTGACAATTTGGATTTTTATTTTTTTAAAAAAGGAAGTTTTTTATGGCGAAAAAATAAAATAAACCAATTGAGGATTACAAATAGAATTAACCATAGAAATGTGTAAACCAATGCCCAAAATAGGGAAGCATTATAAGGAGAAAAAGTATTCGAAAAATACTGAGTATATAAATAGATTTTTATTCCAATTTTTTTCCCCGCGGCATTGAATATAAAAGGAATATTTAGTATTTTTGATAACAAACTAGATAGAAAAAAAACTGTAAGTGCATTTCTGCCTAAAATTTCAAATCCTTTGAACCAAACTTTAGTTTTTAACTCATCAATTAAGTAATACAAAGCAGGTAGTGCTATAATGGCAAAACCAGTAGTCAGTATTACAAATGATCCAGTCCAGAGACTTTTATTAATTGGAAAAACAATATCCCAAAGAAAAGAAAGGCTAACTAAAAGTATCCCTAAAAATAAACTAAAATAAAATTGATACGTCGTTATTTTTTTTCCTTCTAAAAATATAAGGCCAAAATATACTCCAAACAAACAGGAAGATATGGCGGGTAACGTTCCAAGAATACCTTCCGGATCCCAAGTTTTGGAATGAACCCAAAGATGATTTGGAAGAAAATAATAATCAATCCAGCCAGCCAAATTTTTCCCCATTACAAGGTTTGCCTCACCAATGGAAGGAACAGGAATTTGAGTAAGAATGATCCAATGCAAAATAAGAAATAAAATTGATAGAACAAGAAACCAGTTTTTTCTGAAATTTAAAAATAAAATAGCCGAAAAAAAATACACAATTGCTATTCTCTGTAAAACTCCCGGAATTCGAATTGTTTCCCAATTAAAATCAGGGAAGCCATTTAAAAAAATTCCTAGAAAAAAAAGAATGATACTTCGTTTTACAATTTTATAATAAACGGCAAATAATGACTTACCTTTTGAAAACTGATGCGATATAGAAATCGGAATTGCGAATCCTATAATAAAAATGAAAAAAGGAAAAATCCAATCTGCACCACCAAACCCATGCCATCTTGCATGTTTGAATATTGGGTAAATATGCCCCCAACTTCCTGGATTATTTACAATGAGCATTGCAAAAATTGTAATCCCACGGAATACATCCAAGGAAAGAATTCTACTCGTCATAAATGTAGAGACAGGTTTAAAACCTGTCTTTACTAGTTAATATTTATTTGCCGCCTTTTTGGAATTCCTTTGGATATTCGTCTTCTTTCATAATATTAAAATCAGCGTTTTTTCCTTCTCCGCCTTCCTTTTTATCTTTCCCGAGGGTGTAAATGCCGTAATCCCCACTTGAGTCTACTTTCAGAACATAAGGAGTTTGCCAAGGATCTTGGACTGCACTTTTTTTATTCAGAATTGGTTTGTAGTTTTCAGGAACATCTCCACTCGTTGGTTTTTCAACTAACGCCATTACACCTTGTTCTTCACTAGGCATTTTTCCATATCGATCCGCATATTGTTCAAGAGCAATTTGTAATTCCTGGGAATCCTTTTTGAGCTTAAGTGCGGCTGTATCATCTTTCATTTTACCTGGATCAATACTGAAAGCTACGAGAGCAATAATTGCACCCAGAATTAATACCACTACGGAAAGTTCCACGAGTGTCATCCCGCGTTTTATTTTTTTGTTAAATTTTGAAAATTGATTTAGTTTCATTGTTTCCTCTCTTTATAAATTTTGAATTTCTTGTGTTAATTTGTACATTGGTGTCATAATCGCCGCCATGATCGTAAAAATAAGAGCACCCATTACAATAATCATAATTGGCTCCAAACTTTGTGTCATTGACTTAATCGCGTTATCCACCTCTTTATCGAAAATATCCGATAGTTTGTCCATCATCTGCGGAACTGTATCAGAAGCTTCTCCTGCAGAAATCATCCCAAGTACCATGGGAGTTAAAATCACTGAACCCTGCAAAGAGTCAGAAAGTTTTCCCCCTTCTTTAATCTTATCAATTGCTGTTTGAATTTCAACTTGAAAAATATAATTTCCCACAATTCTTGCAACAATCGACAAGGATACAATAAGTGGAACACGATTTATCAATAACACAGATAGATTTCTAGCGAATGTACTAATGAGAACCTTTTTAGTTAAAGTACCAAAAACAGGAACTTTTAAAAAAAACTTATCCCATTTCTTTTTCCCTTCTTGTGAAGTTTTAAATCGATTGAATGCATAAAATGCTAAAATAGTCCCACCAATCATAAGCCACCAGAAGTTAATAATTGCACTGGAAATTCCTATGACAATTCGTGTAATTAGAGGGAGTTCCGCTTCAAATTGGGAAAATAATTCTTGGATTTGCGGAATTACAACCACAAGAAGAAATACAGCAACAAATAATGATACCATACCCATAATCAGAGGATAAATCATCGCTACTTGCACTCGGGACTTAAGATCATTTGCCGCTTCTTCTAAGTCAGCTAATCGGATTAGAGTATTTTCATATTCACCCGTTTTTTCTCCGACTGAAATTAAGGAAGAATACTGATCCGGAAACACATCTGGATAACGAGCCATCGATTGAGATAAGGATTGTCCTTCGGTAATTCCTGCACGAATGTCCATAATTACTTTTTTGAAATTTCTATTTTCAATTTGTTCACTAATATTATTTAAAGAGCGATCCAAAGGAATTCCCGCTCCAAGTAAGGTTCCTAATTGTCGGACAAATAACCCAACTTCTTTTCTGGGAATTCGATATAATAGTTTGGCAAGAAAGGGGAAAATTTCTCGCTCTTTTTTTTCAGCGTCTTCTTTAATAACTCGAACATAAAGTCCTTTTGCCTTCAGCTTGTTACGCGCTGCCTGCAAATTATTGGCTTCAATAATATCTTTAACTTCTTTCCCAGTTTTATTAAAAGCTACATAAGTAAAAAGTGCCAAATTTAACCTCTAACAAACCCGTAGAATTTCATCTAACGTTGTAAATCCTTCTACCGCTTTCTGAATGCCATATTCTCGTAGAGGAACCATTCCAGTCCTAAGAGCAACATCATTTATCGCCGTTGCATCTCCCCCTTTTAGAATCACTGACTTAATTTCATTATTCATTACTAAAAGTTCATAAATCCCCATTCGACCTTTGTAACCAGTTCCCATACAAGCAGGGCAACCTTCTCCCCGTTTGAGGAAACCATCGATTAGCCGATCTCTAGAAACTCCAACAGAGTCCAATTCTTTATCAAGAGGTTTATATGGTTTAGTACAGGATTTACAATTTACACGAACTAACCTCTGCGCAACGAAACCTAATACGGTAGATGTAATCAAATAGGATTCAATCCCCATATCAGATAACCTTGTAACCGCACTCGCCGCATCGTTTGTATGAAGAGTGGAAAACACTAAGTGTCCAGTTAGCGATGCTTGTATCGCAATACGAGCTGTTTCCTCATCTCGAACCTCACCGACCATCACAACATCCGGATCTTGTCGGAGAATAGCTCTTAGCCCCGTAGCAAACGTAAGTCCAATTTTTTCTTGCATTTGCATTTGCGAAATTCCATCAAATTGGTATTCAACTGGATCCTCGCAAGTAATAATATTTCTTTCAGGCGTGTTTAGTTCGGAAAGAGAAGAATAAAGAGTAGTAGATTTTCCGGAACCAGTTGGTCCGGTAACTAAAATAATTCCATGTGGATGATAAATTAATTTTTTGTAATTTTCTAAGAGTTGACCCGAAAACCCCATTGTATTAATCGAATACTTTTGATCGGTTTTATTCAGAAGTCGCATAACGACTCGTTCTCCGTATTGACAAGGAATAGTAGAAACTCGAATATCAATGTCTTTTCCGGTAAGTTTCAACTTAATTCGACCGTCTTGCGGAAGACGATTCTCTGCAATATTTAAATTGGACATGATTTTGATACGAGAAATAATCCCAGCTTGGTAAGACTTTGGCGGGGAAAGAACTTTATGCAAAATCCCATCTACGCGGTACCGAACTGTAACTGTTTTTTCATATGATTCTATATGAATATCGGAGGCTCTTTCGGTTACAGCCTGTGATAAAATCACGTTCACCATTTTGATAATTGGAGCTTCGTTTGTTAAATCTAATGCGTCAGACTCTAGATCGCTGAATTCACTCAGCTCCCCGTCTACCATTTCGTCCATCAAGTCTTTTGCATCAGACGCAGTTTTGTCAAAATGAGTATGAATTGTTCGAACAACTTCCGGCTCAGGAGCTAATACGAACTTTACGCTTTGACCTTTTAGAAAAAATTTAATTTCATCCATCGGATGTAAATCAGAAGGATTACAGACTGCAACAGTGACAGTTTTATCTGCATAATGAAAAGGAACTATTTTGCTTTTTTGAATTAATTTGTAAGGAATTGTGTGGTAAATTTCTTCGTAACCAGAAAATTCAATTTTCTCAATAAACTCTATGTTATGGAGTTTTGCTAATGCGCGCATAACATCGACTTCACCGGCAATACCTTTTTTTTGAATGATCTGACCAAGTGGGAGTTGGTTTTTTTGTTGAGTCTTTAAAGATTCACTTAACTCTTTCTCAGTAATGATTCCGTCTTCAACTAAGATTTCTCCAAGGCTTTTTCTCATCGTAATTTTTTATCTCGTTCTAATTCAGTTTTTTCTTGTTCCATACGTTTTTCAATCGTCATACGGTCTGATTTTGCTCTATTATCCAAAATATGCGGAGTTAAAAAAACCATCAAGTTCGTTCTATTTATTTTAGATGTTACACGACGGAAAAAATTTCCAAGAATAGGAATGTCCCCTAATACCGGAATTTTAGTTAAACGTTTTTGTTTGTCATTGGATATCAATCCTCCAATCACAATCGTTTGTGTATTATCCACAGTAATTGTGGTTTTAATATCTCGTTTATTAAATATTGGATTCCCACCTTGTTCAGGAAGACCAGCGATGTTCTTCACTTCTTGATACAGTTCAAGAGTGATTTTATCGTTTTTATTAATATGAGGAGTAAATTTGAGTTTAATCCCTGTTGGTCGGTATTCGAAGTTGTCAACGGTTACTGCTTGTGATCCCCCACCACCAGCATTTCTACTTTGTGTTCTAACTGGAACGTCTTGTCCGACGTTGATCTCTGCTTCTTGGTTGTCGACTGTCAATATTTGAGGTGCGGATAATACATTAAAATTTTCATTTGTAGCATTTGCATTTAAAATACCAATAATCTGAGGGCGACCTGGTTTTAAAAATCCGAGAGAAAATCCAGTCAACGTATTCGTATTTGGATTCAACTTTCCATCTTTACTCAAAATACCACTTTGTGCTCCTAACCCTGAGTTGAACTGTCCGAAAGCATCTTGTCTGAATCGCCAATCAATACCAAAATCATTTAGGTCATTGGAAGTTAATTCTACAATCAAAACTTCTAATAAAATTTGTTTTCGAGGTAAATCTAAAATTTTGATAATTCGTTGAATTTCATTCCACTCTTCTTTGGTTGCAGTCACAATTACTGAGTTGGAATCTTTATGTGCGACTGCTTTAATTTTTTCGCCTTTCACAGTAGTTGCTGGTTTACTCGGATCGACTACACGCATTTCTACAACTGGATTATCTAATTTGGTGAGAACTGCGGCTAGTTTTTCTGCTTCATTGTATTCGAGAGTATAAATATGAATATCCCCTGCTGATGCGATTGCACCCGGGCCATCATTTCTTTGATCAAGTCTATCAATCAATTTTAAAAGTTTACTGATGTCGCCGGAAGAACCGGATAACACAAGAGTATTCGTCAAACGATAGACGATAATATCAGTATCTGGAGAAGTTACTCTTTTCAAAAGTGGTTCTAATTCACCTGCATTTGCTTGAAAAATAGGGACAACTTGCGTGATGATTTTATTTGCTTTTAGTTCGTCTTCCGAAATAGGCTCTCTTCCAATTCGAACGATTCCCGACTTGGCAAGTGCATCCTTCAGTTTTACAACTTTAATTATATCATTTTCTTCTACGAGTCCAAAACCTTGCGACTCAAGAACGGATTTCATGAATCCAAATGCATCTTTTACATCTACTTTCTTTTGAGAGATAATAGTGATTTTGCGTCCTTTGACTGAATCATCTACCAGAATATTTTTTTTGACGATTCCACTCATCCCTTTCAAAAAATCTTTTAGTTCAGCATTTCGCCAGTCTGCAGTAAATTTTCCATTACTAACTTTTCCGGCGTTGTCATTGTGCTTTTTATCTTCTTCGGTATCTTTGGCTGGCTCAGGCGCAGCTTGCGAAAATAAAAAGGAATTGAATAAAAAAAGGAACAGGGTTAAAAATAGGGTTATATGTTTGTTTGTCATCTAGCTAAACTTAATTTTATTTTTTTAATTTCTAATCAGAAATTCATAAGTGATAATCTTTTCTTTTCTCACCAAGTCAACTGTAACTTTTTGAGAATTTTTAATAGCAGCCCAAATCTCTAACATTTTTTCTGTTTCATTTAAAGGCATACCATTTACTCTTTTTACTATATCTCCACCTTTTGCACCTAACTGTGCAAATATATGACTAGGTGCAACTTGATAGATTTTATATCCGTCAATTTTACCATTGACTAAGTTCGGTCCAAATCTAGCATCTTTATATAAATCAGCAGGGTTGCGAAGATACTTTTCGAAATCAGTTCTG
Coding sequences within it:
- a CDS encoding type II secretion system protein GspD; this encodes MTNKHITLFLTLFLFLFNSFLFSQAAPEPAKDTEEDKKHNDNAGKVSNGKFTADWRNAELKDFLKGMSGIVKKNILVDDSVKGRKITIISQKKVDVKDAFGFMKSVLESQGFGLVEENDIIKVVKLKDALAKSGIVRIGREPISEDELKANKIITQVVPIFQANAGELEPLLKRVTSPDTDIIVYRLTNTLVLSGSSGDISKLLKLIDRLDQRNDGPGAIASAGDIHIYTLEYNEAEKLAAVLTKLDNPVVEMRVVDPSKPATTVKGEKIKAVAHKDSNSVIVTATKEEWNEIQRIIKILDLPRKQILLEVLIVELTSNDLNDFGIDWRFRQDAFGQFNSGLGAQSGILSKDGKLNPNTNTLTGFSLGFLKPGRPQIIGILNANATNENFNVLSAPQILTVDNQEAEINVGQDVPVRTQSRNAGGGGSQAVTVDNFEYRPTGIKLKFTPHINKNDKITLELYQEVKNIAGLPEQGGNPIFNKRDIKTTITVDNTQTIVIGGLISNDKQKRLTKIPVLGDIPILGNFFRRVTSKINRTNLMVFLTPHILDNRAKSDRMTIEKRMEQEKTELERDKKLR
- the gspE gene encoding type II secretion system ATPase GspE, giving the protein MRKSLGEILVEDGIITEKELSESLKTQQKNQLPLGQIIQKKGIAGEVDVMRALAKLHNIEFIEKIEFSGYEEIYHTIPYKLIQKSKIVPFHYADKTVTVAVCNPSDLHPMDEIKFFLKGQSVKFVLAPEPEVVRTIHTHFDKTASDAKDLMDEMVDGELSEFSDLESDALDLTNEAPIIKMVNVILSQAVTERASDIHIESYEKTVTVRYRVDGILHKVLSPPKSYQAGIISRIKIMSNLNIAENRLPQDGRIKLKLTGKDIDIRVSTIPCQYGERVVMRLLNKTDQKYSINTMGFSGQLLENYKKLIYHPHGIILVTGPTGSGKSTTLYSSLSELNTPERNIITCEDPVEYQFDGISQMQMQEKIGLTFATGLRAILRQDPDVVMVGEVRDEETARIAIQASLTGHLVFSTLHTNDAASAVTRLSDMGIESYLITSTVLGFVAQRLVRVNCKSCTKPYKPLDKELDSVGVSRDRLIDGFLKRGEGCPACMGTGYKGRMGIYELLVMNNEIKSVILKGGDATAINDVALRTGMVPLREYGIQKAVEGFTTLDEILRVC